Proteins found in one Magnolia sinica isolate HGM2019 chromosome 5, MsV1, whole genome shotgun sequence genomic segment:
- the LOC131246158 gene encoding protein SIEVE ELEMENT OCCLUSION B-like, whose amino-acid sequence MASQAQKMQLIKSDRHLFSASDDSAIMKQVESIHAPDGREVAVRPLLQIIKDIMQRATPTNLVVPQAHMDMVDNKIHHAGQTVEQTGMLEALAYTIHKLANEMCCKCSGSGDAHATTAALLHIVGSYAWDAKLVLALAAFAMSYGEFWLTAQLQTSNPLAKSVALLKQLPDILEHTDVLKPRFDALNNIMNVMLDVTMCIVELTELPTEYITPETPPMALAITHIPTAVYWTIRSIVACTSQIMGLIGMGHDYLSSTTETWELSSLAHKVTNIHEHLQKQLVQCHQHIEEKRHIEAFHLLERLFDSIHIDNMKILRALLAYKDETPLVNPLTKKRVSVEVLRRKIVVLFISDLDVSHDELMILTQIYNDPHLGKVDRQYEVVWLPVIDRSVEWTNAKEELFVRLANAMPWYSLYHPSLLDPAVIRYIKEKWNFVKKPLLVVLDTQGRVACPNALHMMWIWGSLAFPFTSLREETLWKDEAWRLEFLVDEMDPLLVQWIREGKFVCIYGGEDIEWIRKFTFALKRVSQEARIPIEMVYVGKSNPKERVRKIIATITDEKLSGSWHDLTMIWFFWTRLESMWYSKMQHGRTIENDPIVQEVMTMLTFDSSDQGWAVISKGSFEMVKAHGNKIIDCLVQFDTWKANIELDGFIPALTNALVPFHTVEHCTHLILPGNTGQIQEKVVCAECKRPMEKFLLYRCCTD is encoded by the exons ATGGCATCACAGGCCCAGAAAATGCAGCTGATCAAGAGCGACCGCCACTTGTTTTCGGCATCTGATGACTCTGCCATCATGAAGCAAGTCGAATCCATCCACGCGCCAGATGGTCGCGAAGTAGCTGTCAGACCGCTACTCCAAATCATCAAAGACATCATGCAACGTGCCACTCCAACCAACCTAGTG GTCCCACAAGCACATATGGACATGGTGGACAACAAGATCCACCATGCCGGGCAAACTGTGGAGCAAACAGGCATGCTTGAAGCGCTAGCTTACACCATCCACAAGCTAGCAAACGAG ATGTGTTGCAAGTGCTCGGGAAGTGGCGACGCGCATGCCACGACAGCTGCATTGCTCCACATTGTAGGGAGCTATGCATGGGACGCTAAGTTGGTATTGGCCCTGGCAGCCTTCGCGATGAGCTACGGCGAGTTCTGGCTCACTGCCCAGCTTCAGACCTCTAATCCCCTTGCCAAATCGGTGGCCCTACTTAAGCAGCTGCCCGACATCTTAGAGCACACCGATGTTCTAAAGCCCCGTTTTGACGCGCTCAACAATATTATGAACGTCATGCTTGATGTGACCATGTGCATTGTCGAATTGACAGAACTTCCTACGGAGTACATCACTCCAGAAACGCCACCCATGGCCTTGGCCATAACCCATATCCCCACTGCTGTTTATTGGACCATCAGGAGCATTGTGGCATGTACCTCGCAGATCATGGGTCTTATAGGCATGGGCCATGA TTATTTGAGCTCCACCACAGAGACTTGGGAACTATCGAGCTTGGCCCACAAGGTTACCAACATACATGAGCACCTTCAAAAGCAGTTGGTTCAATGCCATCAACACATAG AGGAGAAGAGACATATTGAAGCATTCCATTTACTCGAACGCCTCTTCGACTCAATCCACATTGACAACATGAAGATCCTCAGGGCATTACTTGCATACAAGGACGAAACGCCCCTCGTCAATCCTCTCACCAAGAAAAGG GTTAGCGTGGAGGTGTTAAGAAGGAAGATAGTGGTACTGTTTATTTCGGACCTTGATGTATCCCACGATGAGCTTATGATCCTCACGCAGATCTACAACGACCCCCACCTTGGGAAAGTTGATAGGCAGTACGAAGTTGTTTGGCTTCCGGTCATAGATAGGTCCGTTGAATGGACTAATGCCAAAGAAGAGTTATTCGTTCGCTTGGCAAACGCGATGCCATGGTACTCACTCTACCACCCTTCATTGCTAGACCCTGCCGTCATCAGATACATTAAGGAGAAGTGGAACTTCGTGAAGAAGCCATTGTTGGTAGTGTTGGATACTCAGGGAAGGGTGGCGTGCCCGAATGCGCTTCACATGATGTGGATATGGGGCAGCCTGGCCTTCCCTTTCACCTCTCTAAGGGAGGAAACCCTTTGGAAAGATGAGGCCTGGAGGCTCGAATTCTTGGTGGACGAGATGGATCCCTTGCTAGTTCAATGG ATACGCGAAGGAAAATTCGTCTGCATCTATGGTGGAGAAGACATCGAATGGATCAGGAAATTCACATTTGCATTGAAACGCGTATCTCAGGAGGCACGAATCCCTATCGAGATGGTGTATGTTGGGAAGAGCAACCCAAAGGAACGTGTACGGAAAATCATCGCAACCATCACTGATGAGAAACTGAGCGGAAGCTGGCATGACCTGACgatgatttggttcttctggactCGCTTAGAGAGCATGTGGTACTCGAAGATGCAACACGGCCGGACCATTGAGAACGATCCTATAGTGCAGGAGGTTATGACGATGCTTACTTTCGACAGCAGTGATCAGGGGTGGGCCGTGATAAGCAAAGGGTCGTTTGAGATGGTGAAAGCCCACGGAAACAAGATCATCGATTGTCTGGTGCAGTTTGACACGTGGAAAGCGAACATTGAACTTGACGGCTTTATCCCTGCACTGACTAATGCTCTTGTTCCGTTCCATACTGTCGAGCACTGCACTCACCTTATCTTGCCTGGGAACACCGGCCAAATTCAGGAAAAGGTGGTGTGCGCCGAGTGCAAGCGCCCCATGGAGAAGTTCCTTCTCTACCGATGCTGCACGGACTAA